A genomic stretch from Ovis canadensis isolate MfBH-ARS-UI-01 breed Bighorn chromosome 5, ARS-UI_OviCan_v2, whole genome shotgun sequence includes:
- the LOC138440465 gene encoding large ribosomal subunit protein eL42, translated as MVNVPKTRRTFCKKCGKHQPHKVTQYKKGKDSLYAQGKRRYDRKQSGYGGQTKPIFRKKAKTTKKIVLRLECVEPNCRSKRMLAIKRCKHFELGGDKKRKGQVIQF; from the coding sequence ATGGTGAATGTTCCAAAAACCCGCCGGACTTTCTGTAAGAAGTGTGGGAAGCATCAGCCCCACAAAGTAACACAGTACAAGAAGGGCAAGGATTCTCTGTATGCCCAGGGAAAGCGGCGTTATGACAGGAAACAGAGTGGCTATGGTGGGCAGACTAAGCCGATTTTCCGGAAAAAGGCTAAAACTACAAAGAAGATTGTACTGAGGCTTGAATGTGTTGAGCCCAACTGTAGATCAAAGAGAATGCTGGCTATTAAGAGATGCAAGCATTTTGAGCTGGGAGGTGATAAGAAGAGAAAGGGCCAAGTGATCCAGTTTTGA
- the SLU7 gene encoding pre-mRNA-splicing factor SLU7 isoform X1: MSAAAVDAANAAPLSGSKEMSLEEPKKMTREDWRKKKELEEQRKLGNAPAEVDEEGKDINPHIPQYISSVPWYIDPSKRPTLKHQRPQPEKQKQYSSSGEWYKRGVKENSITTKYRKGACENCGAMTHKKKDCFERPRRVGAKFTGTNIAPDEHVQPQLMFDYDGKRDRWNGYNPEEHMKIVEEYAKVDLAKRTLKAQKLQEELASGKLVEQANSPKHQWGEEEPNSQTEKDHNSEDEDEDKYADDIDMPGQNFDSKRRITVRNLRIREDIAKYLRNLDPNSAYYDPKTRAMRENPYANAGKNPDEVSYAGDNFVRYTGDTISMAQTQLFAWEAYDKGSEVHLQADPTKLELLYKSFKVKKEDFKEQQKESILEKYGGQEHLDAPPAELLLAQTEDYVEYSRHGTVIKGQERAVACSKYEEDVKINNHTHIWGSYWKEGRWGYKCCHSFFKYSYCTGEAGKEIANSEECIINDSTGEESVKKPQTLMEMHQEKLKEEKKKKKKKKRKHRKSSSESDDEEKKHEKLKKALNAEEARLLHVKEIMQIDERKRPYNSIYETREPTEEEMEAYRMKRQRPDDPMASFLGQ; encoded by the exons ATGTCAGCTGCAGCTGTGGATGCAGCTAATGCAGCCCCCTTGTCGGGATCCAAAGAAATGAGTTTGGAGGAACCAAAGAAGATGACTAGAGAGgactggagaaagaagaaggagCTAGAAGAACAGCGAAAATTGGGTAATGCCCCTGCAGAAGTTGATGAAGAAGGAAA AGACATCAATCCTCATATTCCTCAGTATATTTCTTCAGTGCCATGGTATATTGACCCATCAAAAAGGCCTACTTTAAAGCACCAGAGACCACAGCCAGAGAAACAAAAGCAGTACAGCTCATCAGGAGAATGGTACAAGAGGGGTGTAAAAGAG AATTCCATAACCACTAAATACCGAAAAGGAGCGTGTGAAAACTGTGGCGCCAtgacacacaaaaagaaagactGTTTTGAG AGACCTAGGCGAGTTGGAGCAAAATTTACGGGGACTAATATAGCTCCAGATGAACATGTCCAGCCTCAGCTGATGTTTGACTACGATGGGAAGAGGGATCGATGGAATGGCTACAATCCAGAAGAACACATGAAAATTGTAGAAGAGTATGCCAAAGTTGACCTG gcAAAACGAACACTGAAAGCCCAAAAACTCCAAGAAGAATTAGCCTCAGGAAAATTAGTGGAACAGGCT AATTCTCCAAAACATCAGTGGGGAGAAGAGGAACCAAATTCTCAGACG gAAAAAGATCATAACAGTGAAGATGAGGATGAAgataaatatgcagatgatattgaCATGCCTGGACAGAATTTTGACTCTAAGAGACGAATTACTGTCCGGAATCTCAGGATTCGAGAAGATATTGCAAAA tattTGCGGAATTTAGATCCAAATTCTGCTTACTATGATCCCAAAACTAGAGCAATGAGAGAGAATCCCTATGCGAATGCTGGAAAGAATCCAGATGA agtcAGCTACGCGGGGGATAACTTCGTTAGATACACAGGTGATACCATATCAATGGCCCAGACACAAT TGTTTGCTTGGGAAGCCTATGACAAAGGGTCTGAAGTGCATCTACAAGCAGATCCTACAAAACTAGAGTTACTGTATAAGTCCTTCAAAGTCAAGAAAGAAGACTTCAAAGAACAGCAGAAAGAAAGCATCCTGGAAAAG TACGGCGGTCAAGAACACTTGGATGCTCCTCCAGCTGAATTGCTTTTAGCTCAGACTGAAGACTATGTGGAGTACTCAAGACATGGGACAGTCATCAAAGGACAGGAGCGGGCTGTCGCTTGCTCCAAGTACGAGGAAGATGTGAAGATCAACAATCACACA catATCTGGGGATCTTACTGGAAAGAAGGCCGATGGGGATACAAATGCTGTCACTCTTTTTTCAAGTATTCCTATTGTACTGGAGAAGCTGGGAAGGAGATTGCT AATTCAGAGGAATGTATTATAAATGATTCAACTGGAGAAGAATCTGTGAAAAAACCTCAAACCCTCATGGAG ATGCATCAGGAAAAactaaaagaggagaaaaagaaaaagaagaaaaagaagaggaagcatCGAAAGAGCAGTTCAGAGAGTGATgatgaagaaaagaaacatgaaaaattgAAAAAG GCACTGAATGCAGAGGAGGCCCGTCTTCTTCACGTCAAGGAGATCATGCAGATTGATGAGAGGAAGCGACCTTATAACAGCATATATGAAACTCGGGAACCCACTGAAGAGGAAATGGAGGCCTACAGAATGAAACGTCAGAGGCCAGATGACCCCATGGCCTCCTTCCTCGGACAGTAG
- the SLU7 gene encoding pre-mRNA-splicing factor SLU7 isoform X2, with protein sequence MSAAAVDAANAAPLSGSKEMSLEEPKKMTREDWRKKKELEEQRKLGNAPAEVDEEGKDINPHIPQYISSVPWYIDPSKRPTLKHQRPQPEKQKQYSSSGEWYKRGVKENSITTKYRKGACENCGAMTHKKKDCFERPRRVGAKFTGTNIAPDEHVQPQLMFDYDGKRDRWNGYNPEEHMKIVEEYAKVDLAKRTLKAQKLQEELASGKLVEQAEKDHNSEDEDEDKYADDIDMPGQNFDSKRRITVRNLRIREDIAKYLRNLDPNSAYYDPKTRAMRENPYANAGKNPDEVSYAGDNFVRYTGDTISMAQTQLFAWEAYDKGSEVHLQADPTKLELLYKSFKVKKEDFKEQQKESILEKYGGQEHLDAPPAELLLAQTEDYVEYSRHGTVIKGQERAVACSKYEEDVKINNHTHIWGSYWKEGRWGYKCCHSFFKYSYCTGEAGKEIANSEECIINDSTGEESVKKPQTLMEMHQEKLKEEKKKKKKKKRKHRKSSSESDDEEKKHEKLKKALNAEEARLLHVKEIMQIDERKRPYNSIYETREPTEEEMEAYRMKRQRPDDPMASFLGQ encoded by the exons ATGTCAGCTGCAGCTGTGGATGCAGCTAATGCAGCCCCCTTGTCGGGATCCAAAGAAATGAGTTTGGAGGAACCAAAGAAGATGACTAGAGAGgactggagaaagaagaaggagCTAGAAGAACAGCGAAAATTGGGTAATGCCCCTGCAGAAGTTGATGAAGAAGGAAA AGACATCAATCCTCATATTCCTCAGTATATTTCTTCAGTGCCATGGTATATTGACCCATCAAAAAGGCCTACTTTAAAGCACCAGAGACCACAGCCAGAGAAACAAAAGCAGTACAGCTCATCAGGAGAATGGTACAAGAGGGGTGTAAAAGAG AATTCCATAACCACTAAATACCGAAAAGGAGCGTGTGAAAACTGTGGCGCCAtgacacacaaaaagaaagactGTTTTGAG AGACCTAGGCGAGTTGGAGCAAAATTTACGGGGACTAATATAGCTCCAGATGAACATGTCCAGCCTCAGCTGATGTTTGACTACGATGGGAAGAGGGATCGATGGAATGGCTACAATCCAGAAGAACACATGAAAATTGTAGAAGAGTATGCCAAAGTTGACCTG gcAAAACGAACACTGAAAGCCCAAAAACTCCAAGAAGAATTAGCCTCAGGAAAATTAGTGGAACAGGCT gAAAAAGATCATAACAGTGAAGATGAGGATGAAgataaatatgcagatgatattgaCATGCCTGGACAGAATTTTGACTCTAAGAGACGAATTACTGTCCGGAATCTCAGGATTCGAGAAGATATTGCAAAA tattTGCGGAATTTAGATCCAAATTCTGCTTACTATGATCCCAAAACTAGAGCAATGAGAGAGAATCCCTATGCGAATGCTGGAAAGAATCCAGATGA agtcAGCTACGCGGGGGATAACTTCGTTAGATACACAGGTGATACCATATCAATGGCCCAGACACAAT TGTTTGCTTGGGAAGCCTATGACAAAGGGTCTGAAGTGCATCTACAAGCAGATCCTACAAAACTAGAGTTACTGTATAAGTCCTTCAAAGTCAAGAAAGAAGACTTCAAAGAACAGCAGAAAGAAAGCATCCTGGAAAAG TACGGCGGTCAAGAACACTTGGATGCTCCTCCAGCTGAATTGCTTTTAGCTCAGACTGAAGACTATGTGGAGTACTCAAGACATGGGACAGTCATCAAAGGACAGGAGCGGGCTGTCGCTTGCTCCAAGTACGAGGAAGATGTGAAGATCAACAATCACACA catATCTGGGGATCTTACTGGAAAGAAGGCCGATGGGGATACAAATGCTGTCACTCTTTTTTCAAGTATTCCTATTGTACTGGAGAAGCTGGGAAGGAGATTGCT AATTCAGAGGAATGTATTATAAATGATTCAACTGGAGAAGAATCTGTGAAAAAACCTCAAACCCTCATGGAG ATGCATCAGGAAAAactaaaagaggagaaaaagaaaaagaagaaaaagaagaggaagcatCGAAAGAGCAGTTCAGAGAGTGATgatgaagaaaagaaacatgaaaaattgAAAAAG GCACTGAATGCAGAGGAGGCCCGTCTTCTTCACGTCAAGGAGATCATGCAGATTGATGAGAGGAAGCGACCTTATAACAGCATATATGAAACTCGGGAACCCACTGAAGAGGAAATGGAGGCCTACAGAATGAAACGTCAGAGGCCAGATGACCCCATGGCCTCCTTCCTCGGACAGTAG